A genomic window from Triticum urartu cultivar G1812 chromosome 7, Tu2.1, whole genome shotgun sequence includes:
- the LOC125520263 gene encoding uncharacterized protein LOC125520263 isoform X1 gives MPALATPSYEPVSWERLPKARAPGAATATPAATAAAPSTSSLSFPVPAVDGEDDNEDVDEFNGFDTLSEYDAGVRSTRRTKRPSLHSCPRKPPPNDRLVISSSRRSKRRTPLSQHAFSMVNMNYARIRGRRGAGLLHVSGESVFLGFNKKGTRPSSHLVQQG, from the exons ATGCCTGCCTTAGCAACTCCAAGCTACGAACCTGTCTCATGGGAGCGCCTACCGAAAGCTCGCGCGCCAGGT GCTGCCACTGCCACACCAGCCGCCACCGCCGCAGCCCCGTCCACGTCGTCCTTGTCCTTCCCCGTCCCTGCTGTCGATGGCGAGGATGACAACGAGGACGTCGATGAGTTCAACGGCTTCGACACACTGAGCGAGTACGATGCCGGCGTG AGATCGACGAGGAGGACGAAAAGGCCCTCACTGCATTCATGTCCAAGGAAACCTCCTCCAAACGATCGCTTGGTGATATCATCCTCCAGAAGATCAAAGAGAAGGACGCCACTGTCTCAACAT GCTTTCTCCATGGTTAATATGAATTATGCAAGGATCAGAGG AAGGCGGGGAGCTGGCCTTCTCCATGTCTCGGGGGAGAGTGTCTTCCTTGGATTCAACAAGAAGGGGACCCGACCTTCTTCACATCTTGTGCAACAA GGGTGA
- the LOC125520263 gene encoding bystin isoform X2, whose protein sequence is MPALATPSYEPVSWERLPKARAPGAATATPAATAAAPSTSSLSFPVPAVDGEDDNEDVDEFNGFDTLSEYDAGVTEIDEEDEKALTAFMSKETSSKRSLGDIILQKIKEKDATVSTSLMHNY, encoded by the exons ATGCCTGCCTTAGCAACTCCAAGCTACGAACCTGTCTCATGGGAGCGCCTACCGAAAGCTCGCGCGCCAGGT GCTGCCACTGCCACACCAGCCGCCACCGCCGCAGCCCCGTCCACGTCGTCCTTGTCCTTCCCCGTCCCTGCTGTCGATGGCGAGGATGACAACGAGGACGTCGATGAGTTCAACGGCTTCGACACACTGAGCGAGTACGATGCCGGCGTG ACAGAGATCGACGAGGAGGACGAAAAGGCCCTCACTGCATTCATGTCCAAGGAAACCTCCTCCAAACGATCGCTTGGTGATATCATCCTCCAGAAGATCAAAGAGAAGGACGCCACTGTCTCAACAT CTCTTATGCATAATTACTGA